A genome region from Mycobacteriales bacterium includes the following:
- a CDS encoding DinB family protein: MEGIEIVRWQFGLAWSLAEVRLAGLSDAECAWEPAPGAWTVRAGADGVWRPDWVEPEPEPPPATTIGWLSWHLTWWWTTLLAHTGGEPAPAREDVAWPGDAERTVAGLTDLRERWTAVLGTADPDRPIGWPWPRPRPFAIAAAWANQELMKNVAEIGQLRDLYGALNPAPGR; the protein is encoded by the coding sequence GTGGAGGGGATCGAGATCGTGCGGTGGCAGTTCGGGTTGGCGTGGTCGCTGGCGGAGGTACGGCTGGCCGGGTTGAGCGACGCGGAGTGCGCGTGGGAGCCGGCGCCGGGGGCGTGGACCGTGCGGGCCGGGGCCGACGGGGTCTGGCGGCCGGACTGGGTCGAGCCCGAGCCGGAGCCGCCGCCGGCCACCACGATCGGCTGGCTGAGCTGGCACCTGACCTGGTGGTGGACGACGCTGCTGGCGCACACGGGCGGGGAGCCGGCGCCGGCTCGCGAGGACGTGGCCTGGCCCGGCGACGCCGAACGGACCGTGGCCGGGCTGACCGACCTGCGCGAGCGCTGGACCGCGGTGCTCGGCACGGCCGACCCGGACCGGCCGATCGGCTGGCCCTGGCCGCGACCGCGCCCGTTCGCGATCGCGGCGGCCTGGGCCAACCAGGAGCTGATGAAGAACGTCGCCGAGATCGGGCAGCTGCGCGACCTCTACGGCGCGCTCAACCCCGCACCCGGTCGGTGA
- a CDS encoding fused response regulator/phosphatase has protein sequence MSLLPVMGTAAPTESLRVLLVEDDDGDAFLVQELLAEAVSPVELLRARTLAEAEAAVGRVDCVLLDLGLPDASGLEGLRRLTAHADGVALLVLTGLADEQRGAEAVAAGAQDYLVKGQVDGQLLTRAIRYAIGRSRIEATERALHEQQLHAEENTRLERGLLPSPLIAGAGVMFAARYQAGGRRLLLGGDFYDAVRDPDGTLHVMIGDVSGHGPDEAALGVRLRIAWRALVLAARPADEILATLQQVLVHERHREHIFATVCALTISADRRTARIHLVGHPAPLLIGRTVRLLAEVGVIPPLGVVTRTSWPSTEVELPPDWALLLHTDGLIDGRVGLGPERLDGEGLVELVQRQVQDRPDWRATPEPFLDTVIQQAERLNGGDLVDDVAVVLVGALPVPEPADD, from the coding sequence GTGAGCCTCCTGCCCGTGATGGGCACGGCCGCGCCGACCGAGAGCCTGCGCGTGCTGCTGGTCGAGGACGATGACGGCGACGCCTTCCTGGTGCAGGAGCTCCTGGCCGAGGCCGTCAGCCCGGTTGAGCTGCTGCGGGCCCGGACGCTGGCCGAGGCGGAGGCCGCGGTCGGCCGGGTCGACTGCGTGCTGCTCGATCTCGGCCTGCCGGATGCCTCCGGCCTGGAAGGCCTGCGCCGGCTGACCGCGCACGCCGACGGCGTCGCCCTGCTGGTGCTCACCGGCCTCGCCGACGAGCAGCGCGGAGCCGAGGCGGTCGCCGCCGGCGCCCAGGACTACCTGGTCAAGGGGCAGGTCGACGGCCAGCTGCTGACCCGCGCGATCCGGTACGCGATCGGCCGGTCCCGGATCGAGGCCACCGAACGCGCGCTGCACGAGCAGCAGCTGCACGCCGAGGAGAACACCCGGCTGGAGCGCGGCCTGCTGCCGAGCCCGCTCATCGCCGGCGCCGGGGTCATGTTCGCGGCCCGCTACCAGGCCGGCGGCCGCCGGCTGCTGCTCGGCGGCGACTTCTACGACGCGGTCCGCGACCCCGACGGCACCCTGCACGTGATGATCGGTGACGTCAGCGGGCACGGGCCGGACGAGGCCGCGCTGGGAGTCCGGCTCCGGATCGCCTGGCGCGCGCTGGTGCTCGCGGCCCGGCCGGCGGACGAGATCCTGGCGACCCTGCAGCAGGTGCTCGTGCACGAGCGGCACCGCGAGCACATCTTCGCGACCGTCTGCGCGCTCACCATCTCCGCGGACCGCCGTACGGCCCGGATCCATCTGGTCGGTCACCCGGCCCCGCTGCTGATCGGCCGGACCGTGCGGCTGCTGGCCGAGGTCGGGGTGATCCCGCCGCTCGGGGTGGTGACCCGGACGTCCTGGCCGTCGACCGAGGTCGAGCTGCCGCCGGACTGGGCCCTGCTGCTGCACACCGACGGGCTCATCGACGGCCGGGTCGGGCTCGGCCCGGAACGGCTGGACGGCGAGGGCCTGGTCGAGCTGGTGCAGCGCCAGGTCCAGGACCGGCCGGACTGGCGGGCGACGCCGGAGCCGTTCCTCGACACCGTGATCCAGCAGGCCGAGCGGCTCAACGGCGGCGACCTGGTCGACGACGTGGCCGTCGTGCTGGTCGGCGCGCTGCCGGTGCCGGAGCCCGCCGATGACTGA
- the dnaB gene encoding replicative DNA helicase, which produces MAVTDDIGVSRPPQQQQQPDFDRQPPQDLQAEQSVLGGMLLSKDAIADVVEVVRGNDFYRPAHQIVYDTILDLYGRGEPADPVTVSAELTRSGQLMRVGGSPYLHTLISSVPTAANAGFYAEIVAERSTLRRLVEAGTRIVQLGYGAAGGQGGDVDEVVDRAQAEIYDVTDRRTSEDYVRLEQLLQGTMDEIDAISSRGGAGIGVPTGFSELDQITNGLHPGQMIIIAARPAIGKSTLALDFARSCSIKNGLTSAIFSLEMSKSEITMRLLSAEAKVALGHMRSGNMSDDDWARLARRMGEVADAPLYIDDSPNLTMMEIRAKARRLKQRHGLRLIIIDYLQLMTSGKRVESRQVEVSEFSRSLKLLAKELDVPVVALSQLNRGPEQRTDKKPMLSDLRESGSLEQDADMVVLLHREDAYERESPRAGEADLILAKHRNGPTSTVTVAFQGHYSRFVDMAG; this is translated from the coding sequence GTGGCGGTCACGGACGACATCGGGGTGAGCCGGCCACCGCAGCAGCAACAGCAGCCCGACTTCGACCGGCAGCCGCCGCAGGACCTGCAGGCGGAGCAGTCCGTGCTCGGCGGCATGCTGCTGTCCAAGGACGCCATCGCCGACGTGGTCGAGGTCGTGCGCGGCAACGACTTCTACCGCCCGGCCCACCAGATCGTCTACGACACGATCCTCGACCTCTACGGCCGCGGCGAGCCCGCCGACCCGGTGACCGTGTCGGCCGAGCTGACCCGCTCCGGCCAGCTCATGCGCGTCGGCGGGAGTCCGTATCTGCACACGCTGATCTCCTCGGTGCCGACCGCCGCCAACGCCGGGTTCTACGCGGAGATCGTGGCCGAGCGGTCCACCCTGCGCCGGCTGGTCGAGGCCGGCACCCGCATCGTCCAGCTCGGGTACGGCGCGGCCGGCGGCCAGGGCGGCGACGTCGACGAGGTCGTCGACCGGGCCCAGGCCGAGATCTACGACGTGACCGACCGGCGGACCAGCGAGGACTACGTCCGGCTGGAGCAGCTGCTGCAGGGCACGATGGACGAGATCGACGCGATCTCCTCGCGGGGCGGCGCGGGCATCGGCGTCCCGACCGGCTTCTCCGAGCTCGACCAGATCACCAACGGCCTGCACCCCGGTCAGATGATCATCATCGCCGCGCGCCCGGCGATCGGTAAGTCGACGCTGGCGTTGGATTTTGCGCGGTCGTGTTCGATCAAGAACGGGTTGACGTCGGCGATCTTCTCGCTGGAGATGAGCAAGTCCGAGATCACCATGCGGTTGCTGTCGGCCGAGGCCAAGGTCGCGCTCGGGCACATGCGCTCGGGCAACATGAGCGACGACGACTGGGCCCGGCTGGCCCGCCGGATGGGCGAGGTCGCCGACGCCCCGCTCTACATCGACGACTCGCCCAACCTGACCATGATGGAGATCCGGGCCAAGGCCCGCCGGCTGAAGCAGCGGCACGGCCTGCGGCTGATCATCATCGACTACCTGCAGCTGATGACCAGCGGCAAGCGCGTCGAGTCCCGTCAGGTCGAGGTCTCGGAGTTCTCCCGGTCGCTGAAGCTGCTGGCCAAGGAGCTGGACGTGCCGGTGGTCGCGCTCAGCCAGCTCAACCGTGGCCCGGAGCAGCGGACCGACAAGAAGCCGATGCTCTCGGATCTGCGTGAGTCGGGCTCCCTGGAGCAGGACGCGGACATGGTCGTCCTGCTGCACCGCGAGGACGCGTACGAGCGGGAGTCACCGCGCGCGGGCGAGGCCGACCTGATCCTGGCCAAGCACCGCAACGGCCCGACCAGCACGGTGACCGTCGCCTTCCAGGGGCACTACTCCCGGTTCGTGGACATGGCCGGCTGA
- a CDS encoding GntR family transcriptional regulator — protein MLVRVDPASPDPIYAQIAGAVRREVAAGRVRPGERLPGARELAAALGVNLHTVLRGYQELRDEGVVELRRGRGAVVTDAAPRIAGPAAALRAFIVEARRAGLSAAEAAAMVREEMS, from the coding sequence GTGCTGGTACGAGTGGACCCGGCGTCGCCGGATCCGATCTACGCCCAGATCGCCGGTGCGGTGCGGCGCGAGGTCGCGGCCGGCCGGGTCCGGCCGGGCGAGCGGCTCCCCGGTGCCCGCGAGCTGGCCGCGGCGCTCGGGGTCAACCTGCACACGGTGCTGCGCGGCTATCAGGAGTTGCGCGACGAGGGCGTGGTGGAGCTGCGCCGCGGACGCGGTGCGGTGGTCACCGACGCCGCGCCGCGGATCGCCGGGCCGGCCGCGGCGCTGCGGGCGTTCATCGTCGAGGCGCGCCGGGCCGGCCTGTCGGCGGCCGAGGCGGCGGCGATGGTGCGGGAGGAGATGTCATGA
- a CDS encoding fructosamine kinase family protein has product MVWSGGRGWLVDPAAHGGHRETDLAMLTLFGESWVPRLLAAYAEADPPAAGWQDRRRLHQVHPLLVHAVLFGASYLAAALDAARQYL; this is encoded by the coding sequence GTGGTCTGGTCCGGCGGCCGGGGCTGGCTGGTCGACCCGGCCGCGCACGGCGGCCACCGGGAGACCGACCTGGCCATGCTGACGCTGTTCGGCGAGTCCTGGGTGCCCCGCCTGCTGGCCGCGTACGCCGAGGCCGACCCGCCGGCGGCCGGCTGGCAGGACCGGCGCCGGCTGCACCAGGTCCATCCGCTGCTGGTGCACGCCGTCCTGTTCGGCGCCAGCTACCTCGCCGCCGCCCTGGACGCCGCCCGCCAGTACCTCTGA
- a CDS encoding ATP-binding protein — protein sequence MTDLAERTEQPAAVDRLRLKPVRGPQQGWSLRRSLTVLAAVATVVALVMVGAGAVALATLSDARHRVVDVIDPAFREAEQLQLALVDQETGIRGYALAKDDAYLRPWTDGGNNEIAAVRALAAVADDPDLAFRSDLNAVEAASAAWKQQYANPIITAVRTGASTDNLTPQLGKRLFDAIRGSVFALQRDLDRASADAKSDLDDAASRLQIVGVLLAIGLVALLLVLAVGLRRVVEGPLSALAGDVRRVADGDFDAEVRGTGPREMVELGADVDAMRQQIVSELAAVREATDKLNRQTQDLERSNTELEQFAYVASHDLQEPLRKVASFTQLLERRYKGQLDERADQYIAFAVDGAKRMQVLINDLLSFSRVGRLAREHVEVGADELVAQALANLSVAIEESGATVTAPPDLARARVLVDQSLVVGVFQNLIGNAIKFRGDAPPEVAIGLGDDGELWEFSIADNGIGIEAEYAERIFVIFQRLHPKDAYPGTGIGLAMCRKIVEYSGGRIWLDTSVPAGTTFHFTLPKLTPTPAEQT from the coding sequence ATGACTGACCTGGCCGAGCGCACCGAGCAGCCCGCCGCCGTCGACCGGCTGCGCCTGAAGCCGGTCCGCGGCCCGCAGCAGGGCTGGTCGCTGCGCCGCTCGCTGACCGTGCTGGCCGCGGTGGCGACCGTGGTGGCGCTGGTGATGGTCGGGGCCGGCGCGGTCGCGCTGGCCACCCTGTCCGACGCCCGGCACCGGGTGGTGGACGTCATCGACCCGGCCTTCCGGGAGGCCGAGCAGCTGCAGCTCGCGCTGGTCGACCAGGAGACCGGCATCCGCGGCTACGCGCTGGCCAAGGACGACGCCTACCTCCGGCCCTGGACCGACGGCGGCAACAACGAGATCGCCGCCGTCCGGGCGCTGGCGGCGGTCGCCGACGACCCCGACCTGGCGTTCCGATCCGACCTGAACGCGGTCGAGGCCGCCTCCGCCGCCTGGAAGCAGCAGTACGCGAACCCGATCATCACCGCGGTCAGGACCGGCGCGTCCACCGACAACCTGACCCCGCAGCTCGGCAAGCGGCTCTTCGACGCGATCCGGGGCAGCGTGTTCGCGTTGCAGCGCGATCTGGATCGGGCGTCGGCGGACGCCAAGAGCGACCTCGACGACGCCGCGAGCCGGCTGCAGATCGTGGGTGTCCTGCTCGCGATCGGGCTGGTCGCGCTGTTGCTCGTGCTCGCGGTCGGGTTGCGCCGGGTGGTCGAGGGGCCGCTGTCGGCGCTGGCCGGGGACGTCCGCCGGGTCGCCGACGGCGACTTCGACGCCGAGGTCCGGGGCACCGGCCCGCGCGAGATGGTCGAGCTGGGCGCGGACGTGGACGCGATGCGCCAGCAGATCGTGTCGGAGCTGGCCGCCGTCCGGGAGGCGACTGACAAGCTCAACCGCCAGACCCAGGACCTGGAGCGGTCCAACACCGAGCTGGAGCAGTTCGCGTACGTCGCCTCGCACGACCTGCAGGAGCCGCTGCGCAAGGTGGCCAGCTTCACCCAGCTGCTGGAGCGCCGCTACAAGGGGCAGCTGGACGAGCGGGCCGACCAGTACATCGCGTTCGCGGTCGACGGGGCCAAGCGGATGCAGGTCCTCATCAACGACCTGCTCTCGTTCTCCCGGGTCGGCCGGCTCGCTCGCGAGCACGTCGAGGTCGGCGCCGACGAGCTGGTCGCGCAGGCGCTGGCCAACCTGTCGGTGGCGATCGAGGAGAGCGGCGCGACCGTCACCGCCCCGCCGGACCTGGCTCGGGCCCGGGTGCTCGTCGACCAGTCGCTGGTCGTCGGCGTCTTCCAGAACCTCATCGGCAACGCGATCAAGTTCCGCGGCGACGCGCCGCCGGAGGTCGCGATCGGGCTCGGCGACGACGGCGAGCTCTGGGAGTTCTCGATCGCGGACAACGGCATCGGCATCGAGGCCGAGTACGCCGAGCGGATCTTCGTGATCTTCCAGCGGCTGCACCCGAAGGACGCCTATCCCGGCACCGGCATCGGCCTGGCCATGTGCCGCAAGATCGTCGAGTACTCCGGCGGCCGGATCTGGCTGGACACCTCGGTACCGGCCGGGACGACCTTCCACTTCACCCTGCCGAAACTGACACCCACACCTGCGGAGCAGACGTGA
- a CDS encoding LuxR C-terminal-related transcriptional regulator, whose product MLVGRETETAALRAALTAAGLAVVAGPPGIGKTALVHATGLPLLATGALATLRHLPGLPLTRALRAPVPIGDVPLAAEAVRARLRDRVLLVDDVQWADAYTLAVLAAVAPVARVVVTLRMPAPVSDRLRALATSWIDLPPLPAEAAAALCADPAVIARSGGNPLALTLLASTPDLGATGSPLAYAAATLVAELPVDARTALAALGLLGRPAPAALLGPGVGALLAGGLAVGSPDGIAVREPYVAEVAAGVLPAAERTAMHARLGAVLPDGIEAARHLIAAGSWTAAAARAERAAEQAGTAGERASALLLAESVDPGLTLPAAAACASAGLAAEVLRLLASYRTDGAATRVAVAMLRAGALIDLDRCEEADAELRTVGGDLAAVPAPLAAGYAVASIRAAIGTDPEVACALADFALAAAGPDVPPALLAAYAAALRAAGREGWDGAARTAMEAAAAAGDKVAERLAGAALVAGLRDVARPAEAGDLASELAAAAAADGAYSAELQFRAEALWAALHVDGALDEVLRAGGALLDRTAPPDARALLLATVALAHADAGGLPTARALLARSGPAAQDRLVRWVTAEAAWLDGNAAGARDAADALPGRDMPARLALLTARWARHDLASGPDADEPMPRSGALGRTGVGPVAVTVAAWDAGGTSLVAAADAWAGLMVREQVRCLLGAGALAGTLEPLLAAEQLAETAGLATLLGRVRRGLRAHGITRRPTERAGELSPREREVLALVGEGLSTRRIAELLGITRHTAETHVKSGMGKLGARTRTEAAVRAAALAPAGA is encoded by the coding sequence GTGTTGGTCGGACGGGAGACGGAGACTGCGGCACTGCGGGCCGCCCTGACCGCTGCGGGGTTGGCGGTCGTCGCGGGCCCCCCGGGGATCGGGAAGACCGCGCTGGTGCACGCGACCGGGCTGCCGCTGCTGGCCACGGGCGCGCTGGCGACGCTGCGGCACCTGCCCGGCCTGCCGCTGACCAGGGCGCTGCGGGCGCCGGTGCCGATCGGCGACGTCCCGCTGGCGGCCGAAGCCGTCCGGGCCCGGCTGCGGGACCGCGTGCTCCTGGTCGACGACGTGCAGTGGGCCGACGCGTACACGCTGGCAGTGCTGGCGGCGGTCGCGCCGGTGGCCCGGGTGGTCGTGACGCTGCGGATGCCGGCGCCGGTGTCGGACCGGCTGCGGGCGCTGGCGACGAGCTGGATCGACCTGCCGCCGCTGCCGGCCGAGGCCGCGGCCGCGCTCTGCGCCGACCCGGCGGTGATCGCCCGCAGCGGCGGGAACCCGCTGGCCCTGACCCTGCTGGCGAGCACGCCGGACCTGGGCGCGACGGGCTCGCCGCTGGCGTACGCGGCCGCGACGCTGGTGGCGGAGCTGCCGGTGGACGCGCGGACCGCGCTGGCCGCGCTCGGGCTGCTCGGCCGGCCGGCGCCGGCGGCGCTGCTCGGACCGGGCGTCGGCGCGCTGCTGGCAGGTGGGCTGGCGGTCGGGTCGCCGGACGGCATCGCGGTGCGGGAGCCGTACGTGGCCGAGGTGGCGGCGGGCGTCCTGCCCGCGGCCGAGCGGACCGCGATGCACGCCCGGCTCGGCGCGGTGCTGCCGGACGGGATCGAGGCGGCCCGGCACCTGATCGCGGCCGGGTCCTGGACGGCCGCGGCGGCCCGGGCCGAGCGGGCGGCGGAGCAGGCCGGGACCGCGGGGGAGCGGGCGAGCGCGCTGCTGCTGGCCGAGAGCGTCGATCCCGGGCTGACCCTGCCGGCCGCGGCCGCCTGCGCGTCGGCCGGGCTGGCCGCGGAGGTGCTGCGGCTGCTCGCGTCGTACCGGACCGACGGGGCGGCGACCCGGGTGGCGGTGGCGATGCTGCGGGCCGGGGCGCTGATCGACCTCGACCGGTGCGAGGAGGCCGACGCCGAGCTGCGTACGGTCGGCGGCGACCTGGCCGCGGTGCCGGCGCCGCTGGCCGCCGGGTACGCGGTCGCCTCGATCCGGGCCGCGATCGGGACCGACCCCGAGGTGGCCTGCGCGCTGGCCGACTTCGCGCTGGCCGCGGCCGGGCCGGACGTACCGCCCGCACTGCTGGCCGCGTACGCCGCCGCGCTGCGGGCGGCCGGGCGGGAAGGCTGGGACGGGGCCGCCCGGACCGCGATGGAGGCGGCCGCGGCGGCCGGCGACAAGGTCGCCGAGCGGCTCGCCGGGGCCGCCCTGGTGGCCGGGCTGCGAGATGTGGCCCGGCCGGCCGAGGCCGGCGACCTGGCCTCCGAGCTGGCCGCGGCCGCGGCGGCGGACGGGGCGTACAGCGCCGAGCTGCAGTTCCGGGCCGAGGCGCTGTGGGCGGCGCTGCACGTGGACGGGGCGCTGGACGAGGTCCTCCGTGCCGGCGGCGCGCTGCTCGACCGGACCGCGCCGCCGGACGCCCGGGCGCTGCTGCTGGCCACGGTGGCGCTGGCGCACGCCGACGCGGGCGGGCTGCCGACCGCGCGGGCGCTGCTGGCACGATCCGGACCGGCGGCGCAGGACCGGCTGGTCCGGTGGGTGACGGCCGAGGCGGCCTGGCTGGACGGGAACGCGGCCGGGGCCCGGGACGCGGCCGACGCGCTGCCCGGCCGGGACATGCCGGCCCGCCTCGCCCTGCTCACCGCCCGCTGGGCCCGGCACGACCTGGCCTCCGGGCCGGACGCCGACGAGCCGATGCCGCGCTCGGGCGCGCTCGGCCGGACCGGGGTCGGGCCGGTCGCGGTCACCGTCGCGGCCTGGGACGCGGGCGGCACGTCGCTGGTCGCCGCGGCCGACGCCTGGGCCGGGCTGATGGTGCGCGAGCAGGTCCGCTGCCTGCTCGGCGCCGGCGCGCTGGCCGGGACGCTGGAACCGCTGCTCGCGGCCGAGCAGCTGGCCGAGACGGCCGGGCTGGCCACCCTGCTGGGCCGGGTCCGCCGGGGCCTGCGCGCGCACGGGATCACCCGGCGGCCGACCGAACGGGCCGGCGAGCTGTCGCCGCGGGAACGGGAGGTGCTCGCGCTGGTCGGCGAGGGCCTGTCGACCCGGCGGATCGCCGAGCTGCTCGGGATCACCCGGCACACCGCGGAGACGCACGTGAAGTCGGGGATGGGCAAGCTCGGCGCCCGGACCCGGACGGAGGCCGCGGTCCGGGCAGCCGCCCTGGCCCCGGCCGGCGCCTGA
- a CDS encoding lipopolysaccharide assembly protein LapA domain-containing protein gives MTGPSYARPEDDRPGTTPPADPYAGPDGYDGAPAGEPYREEPATVAPEKVPQRTRVSGIWVASIAAVVVLLLLLIFILQNGSRVKINIFGANPSLPLGVALLLAAVLGALLVALIGIARVVQLRHTARRIAKRKSR, from the coding sequence ATGACCGGCCCCTCGTACGCCCGCCCGGAGGACGACCGTCCCGGGACGACCCCGCCCGCCGATCCTTACGCCGGGCCGGACGGCTACGACGGCGCGCCGGCCGGGGAGCCGTACCGGGAGGAGCCCGCGACCGTCGCGCCGGAGAAGGTGCCGCAGCGGACCCGGGTCAGCGGGATCTGGGTCGCCTCGATCGCGGCCGTCGTCGTGCTGCTGCTGCTGTTGATCTTCATTCTGCAGAACGGCAGCAGAGTCAAGATCAACATCTTCGGGGCCAACCCGAGCCTGCCGCTCGGCGTCGCGCTGCTGCTGGCCGCGGTGCTCGGGGCGCTGCTGGTGGCGCTGATCGGGATCGCTCGGGTCGTACAGCTTCGTCACACCGCACGCCGGATCGCGAAGCGGAAGTCCAGGTAA
- a CDS encoding metallophosphoesterase: MLLVQVSDLHLDGSPRRRQRAARVMAYVNRLTGVAAVLVSGDLADHGRPAEYEEAAELLASPHRVLTCPGNHDVREPYESVLLGRPPRGGAVNEAHDVGGVLVAMCDSSRPGRPDGRLDEPTLAWLDATLAGGGPALVCFHHPPAPMRQPMIDEILLTEPAGLAAVLDRHPQVIAVLTGHAHTAAATTFAGRPCLVAPGVVSTLRLPAERAGDLDYELPPAVALHVLQDGHLTTHFRVVP, encoded by the coding sequence ATGCTGCTGGTCCAGGTCAGTGACCTGCACCTGGACGGCAGCCCGCGGCGGCGACAGCGGGCCGCTCGGGTGATGGCGTACGTGAACCGGCTGACCGGGGTGGCCGCGGTCCTGGTCAGCGGCGACCTCGCCGACCACGGCCGCCCGGCCGAGTACGAGGAGGCGGCCGAGCTGCTCGCCTCACCGCACCGGGTGCTCACCTGCCCGGGCAACCACGACGTGCGGGAGCCGTACGAGTCGGTGCTGCTGGGGCGGCCGCCGCGCGGGGGTGCGGTGAACGAGGCCCACGACGTGGGCGGCGTGCTCGTCGCGATGTGCGACTCGTCCCGGCCCGGGCGGCCCGACGGGCGCCTGGACGAACCGACGCTGGCGTGGCTGGACGCGACCCTGGCCGGCGGCGGCCCGGCGCTGGTCTGCTTCCACCACCCGCCGGCCCCGATGCGGCAGCCGATGATCGACGAGATCCTGCTCACCGAGCCGGCCGGGCTGGCCGCCGTGCTGGACCGGCACCCGCAGGTGATCGCGGTCCTCACCGGGCACGCCCACACCGCCGCCGCGACCACCTTCGCCGGCCGTCCCTGCCTGGTCGCGCCCGGTGTCGTGTCGACCCTCCGGCTCCCGGCCGAACGCGCCGGCGACCTCGACTACGAGCTCCCGCCCGCCGTCGCCCTGCACGTCCTGCAGGACGGCCACCTCACCACCCACTTCCGCGTCGTCCCCTGA
- a CDS encoding low molecular weight protein-tyrosine-phosphatase, with translation MPYRVCFVCSGNICRSPTAEAVLRRRLADAGLEKEVEVDSAGLGDWHVGERADRRSAAALRARGYPAWVHEAKQFRRADFAQRDLVVALDAGHEQGLRALADSDEDRAKIRLLRSYDPGAAADPAGLDVPDPYYGGEQGFEHVLDLVEAACAGLLTEIEAALANGGPIRR, from the coding sequence GTGCCGTACCGCGTCTGCTTCGTCTGCTCGGGCAACATCTGCCGGTCCCCGACCGCGGAGGCGGTGCTGCGCCGCCGGCTCGCCGACGCCGGGCTGGAGAAGGAGGTCGAGGTCGACAGCGCCGGGCTGGGCGACTGGCACGTGGGCGAGCGGGCCGACCGCCGGTCGGCGGCCGCGCTGCGGGCCCGCGGCTACCCGGCCTGGGTGCACGAGGCCAAGCAGTTCCGGCGGGCCGACTTCGCCCAGCGGGACCTGGTCGTCGCGCTGGACGCCGGGCACGAGCAGGGGCTGCGCGCGCTGGCGGACTCGGACGAGGACCGGGCCAAGATCCGGCTGCTCCGCTCGTACGACCCGGGCGCGGCGGCCGATCCGGCCGGGCTCGACGTGCCCGATCCGTACTACGGCGGCGAGCAGGGCTTCGAGCACGTGCTCGACCTGGTCGAGGCGGCCTGCGCCGGGTTGCTGACCGAGATCGAGGCGGCGCTGGCAAACGGGGGACCAATCCGCCGATAA
- a CDS encoding response regulator, with protein MTEISRDPTAALPEVIDVLLVEDDPGDVLMTREAFEEHKLRNTLHVVTDGVQAVAFLRRQGEFADAPRPGLILLDLNLPKKDGREVLREIKADEELRSIPVVVLTTSEAEEDVLRSYDLHANAYVTKPVDFERFIRVVQQIDDFFVTVVKLPR; from the coding sequence ATGACCGAGATCTCCAGGGACCCCACGGCAGCCCTGCCGGAGGTCATCGACGTGCTGCTGGTCGAGGACGACCCGGGCGACGTGCTCATGACGCGGGAGGCGTTCGAGGAGCACAAGCTGCGCAACACGCTGCACGTCGTGACCGACGGGGTCCAGGCGGTGGCGTTCCTGCGCCGCCAGGGCGAGTTCGCCGACGCGCCCCGGCCCGGGCTGATCCTGCTCGACCTCAACCTGCCCAAGAAGGACGGGCGGGAGGTGCTGCGCGAGATCAAGGCGGACGAGGAGCTGCGCTCGATCCCGGTCGTCGTGCTCACGACCTCGGAGGCCGAGGAGGACGTGCTGCGCTCGTACGACCTGCACGCCAACGCGTACGTGACCAAGCCGGTCGATTTCGAGCGGTTCATCCGCGTGGTCCAGCAGATCGACGACTTCTTCGTCACGGTCGTCAAGCTCCCGCGCTAG